A genome region from Neptunomonas japonica JAMM 1380 includes the following:
- the purK gene encoding 5-(carboxyamino)imidazole ribonucleotide synthase, with protein sequence MSKVWVLGAGQLGAMMRHAATPLNVEVVPVDFNQSQSVELADDDVVTAEIELWPETNATKVLSKHPHFINREVFPRLADRFTQKQLLDELQIATAPWQLVDSDTQSQALYQALGETVLLKRRTGGYDGRGQYWLKQPEGTEVPEGWHQEAIAEQKIPFDEEVSLVGARDKEGNLYFYPLALNLHVNGILMASIAPLERLSGVQAEAEEMLGKLLTSLEYVGVMAMECFRVGEHLMVNELAPRVHNSGHWTQSGTSISQFESHIRAVAGLPMSKAVVKGQSVMINLIGVERNDDWLAVEGAELYWYGKEVRVGRKVGHINLTLNDSQQLNSSLNQLASSFPEPYPEVFSWVADNLK encoded by the coding sequence ATGAGTAAAGTATGGGTATTGGGTGCAGGTCAGCTAGGAGCAATGATGCGCCATGCGGCAACGCCGTTAAATGTTGAAGTTGTACCGGTTGACTTTAATCAGTCTCAGAGCGTTGAGTTGGCAGATGATGATGTTGTTACTGCTGAAATAGAGCTGTGGCCTGAAACGAATGCAACCAAGGTGCTTTCAAAGCATCCGCACTTTATTAATCGCGAAGTATTCCCGCGGTTAGCTGACCGCTTCACGCAAAAGCAGCTACTTGATGAGTTACAGATTGCCACAGCGCCATGGCAGCTTGTGGATTCTGACACTCAATCACAAGCCCTTTATCAAGCATTAGGTGAAACCGTACTCCTGAAGCGCCGGACGGGTGGTTATGATGGGCGCGGCCAGTATTGGCTGAAGCAGCCAGAAGGAACAGAAGTACCAGAAGGTTGGCATCAAGAAGCCATTGCAGAACAGAAAATACCGTTTGATGAAGAAGTCTCTCTTGTCGGCGCTAGAGATAAGGAGGGTAATTTGTATTTTTACCCGTTGGCGCTGAACCTACATGTTAACGGCATACTGATGGCATCTATTGCTCCGTTAGAGCGCTTGTCAGGTGTTCAGGCAGAAGCGGAAGAAATGCTGGGTAAACTGCTGACGTCGCTTGAATATGTGGGTGTGATGGCGATGGAGTGTTTTCGTGTCGGAGAGCATTTGATGGTAAATGAACTTGCTCCTCGTGTACATAATAGTGGGCATTGGACTCAATCAGGAACAAGTATCAGCCAGTTTGAATCACATATTCGTGCTGTAGCAGGTTTGCCAATGAGTAAGGCGGTGGTTAAAGGCCAGTCTGTGATGATTAACTTGATTGGTGTTGAGCGCAACGATGATTGGCTTGCCGTTGAAGGCGCTGAGTTGTATTGGTACGGAAAAGAGGTACGAGTTGGGCGTAAGGTAGGGCATATCAACCTTACGTTGAATGATTCGCAGCAGCTGAACTCATCTTTAAATCAACTGGCTTCAAGTTTTCCTGAGCCTTACCCTGAAGTATTTAGCTGGGTCGCTGATAATTTGAAATAA
- the hemE gene encoding uroporphyrinogen decarboxylase, with protein sequence MAELQNDRFLRALLREPVDVTPVWMMRQAGRYLPEYKATRALAGDFLSLCKNRELACEVTLQPLERFELDAAILFSDILTIPDAMGLGLYFEEGEGPRFKKVIRTEKDVEALKVPDAATDLDYVMNAVKEIRSELKGRVPLIGFSGSPWTLATYMVEGGSSKDFRHLKKMMYAEPQVLHELLSKLAQSVTNYLNEQILSGAQAVQIFDTWGGVLSGDMYKAFSLDYMRKIISGLIREHDGRKVPVIMFTKNGGQWLEVMADAGADALGLDWTTDIDDARRRVGGKVALQGNMDPSVLYAQPERIRQEVADILQRFGTGNGHVFNLGHGIHQFADPEHAKVFVDAVHELSAKYHV encoded by the coding sequence ATGGCTGAATTACAAAACGACCGCTTTTTACGTGCGCTTTTGCGTGAACCCGTTGATGTTACACCTGTTTGGATGATGCGACAGGCGGGACGTTATTTACCAGAATATAAAGCAACACGTGCGCTAGCAGGAGACTTTCTGAGCCTGTGTAAGAACCGTGAACTTGCATGCGAAGTAACACTTCAGCCGTTAGAGCGCTTTGAGTTGGATGCGGCAATTCTATTCTCTGATATTTTGACAATCCCTGATGCAATGGGTTTGGGTTTGTATTTTGAAGAGGGTGAAGGCCCGCGTTTCAAAAAAGTCATTCGTACTGAAAAAGATGTTGAAGCGTTAAAAGTACCAGACGCTGCTACGGATCTTGATTATGTAATGAATGCTGTTAAAGAGATTCGTTCAGAGTTGAAAGGCCGGGTGCCATTGATTGGTTTTTCTGGAAGCCCGTGGACGCTAGCAACCTATATGGTTGAAGGTGGCTCTTCAAAAGATTTCCGTCATCTTAAAAAGATGATGTACGCTGAACCACAAGTGCTGCATGAGCTGTTAAGTAAGCTGGCGCAGTCAGTCACTAATTATCTTAATGAGCAAATTTTGAGCGGCGCTCAAGCCGTACAAATCTTTGATACTTGGGGTGGCGTGCTTAGCGGTGACATGTATAAAGCGTTCTCTTTAGATTATATGCGTAAAATCATCTCCGGTTTAATTCGTGAACATGATGGCCGTAAAGTACCGGTTATTATGTTTACCAAGAATGGCGGGCAGTGGTTAGAAGTGATGGCAGATGCAGGTGCGGATGCGCTAGGTCTTGATTGGACTACGGATATTGATGACGCACGCCGCCGTGTTGGGGGTAAAGTAGCGTTGCAAGGTAATATGGACCCTTCTGTTTTGTATGCGCAGCCTGAACGCATTCGTCAGGAAGTTGCAGATATCTTACAGCGCTTTGGTACAGGTAATGGCCATGTATTTAATCTTGGTCATGGCATACATCAGTTTGCTGACCCTGAACATGCCAAAGTATTTGTTGATGCAGTGCATGAACTCAGTGCTAAATATCATGTCTGA
- the purE gene encoding 5-(carboxyamino)imidazole ribonucleotide mutase — MQPKVAIIMGSKSDWDTMKLATEILDELQVPHHVEVVSAHRTPDKLFSFSSGAVDAGYQVIIAGAGGAAHLPGMVASKTRLPVLGVPVQSKALNGMDSLLSIVQMPKGIAVGTLAIGSAGAFNAGLMAAQMLANTDAELAHRLEAFRKAQTDTILENPDPREV; from the coding sequence ATGCAACCGAAAGTCGCCATTATCATGGGTTCTAAAAGTGATTGGGATACCATGAAATTAGCCACCGAGATTCTGGACGAGCTTCAGGTACCTCACCATGTAGAAGTCGTTTCAGCACACCGCACACCTGATAAGCTATTTTCTTTTTCCTCTGGTGCCGTTGATGCAGGCTATCAGGTCATTATTGCAGGTGCTGGTGGTGCCGCACATTTGCCTGGCATGGTTGCTTCAAAAACGCGCCTTCCTGTTCTAGGTGTTCCTGTACAGAGTAAAGCGCTGAATGGTATGGATAGCTTGCTATCAATTGTTCAGATGCCTAAAGGTATTGCTGTTGGCACATTGGCCATTGGTTCTGCCGGTGCTTTTAATGCAGGCTTGATGGCAGCACAAATGCTTGCAAACACGGATGCTGAGTTAGCGCATCGTTTGGAAGCATTTCGTAAGGCGCAGACAGATACTATTTTAGAAAATCCTGATCCACGAGAAGTCTAA
- a CDS encoding AraC family transcriptional regulator, whose translation MTTTELLTLPDTAHNHDHKYHQLVFGLEGNTEFDIQGHGANVGLGKGCLVPSATEHAFCGMGDNRIVVINIETAKLNSATLQTQVSRLFDKASYFSLDSQRQVLLQAICQEIKQTPTNSPLLQACGNTLLLSMQNLMNEPSPRRINTQIDLAALDLYIQLNMHRKISIAELAGSVFLSPSHFHSCFKEKTSITPHQYVLRMRLERGKEKLAAGWTILQTAEHCGFSSQSAFTHAFRDHFNITPARCQKTIIEY comes from the coding sequence GTGACGACTACAGAGTTGCTGACATTACCTGATACCGCCCATAACCATGACCACAAGTATCATCAGCTAGTTTTTGGATTAGAAGGCAATACTGAATTTGATATTCAAGGTCACGGGGCTAATGTGGGTCTTGGCAAAGGTTGCTTAGTCCCCTCAGCAACAGAACATGCGTTTTGCGGCATGGGAGACAACCGTATTGTTGTCATTAATATAGAAACAGCAAAACTAAATTCAGCCACCCTACAAACACAAGTATCTCGTCTATTTGATAAAGCTTCTTACTTCTCACTAGATAGCCAAAGACAAGTATTACTTCAAGCTATTTGCCAAGAAATAAAGCAAACACCTACCAACTCGCCGTTACTACAGGCGTGTGGTAATACTTTGCTGCTTTCTATGCAAAACCTCATGAACGAGCCTTCACCACGAAGAATTAACACACAGATTGATTTAGCAGCGTTAGACCTTTATATCCAATTAAACATGCACCGTAAAATATCTATTGCAGAACTCGCCGGAAGTGTTTTCTTAAGCCCTAGCCATTTTCATAGCTGTTTTAAAGAGAAAACAAGTATCACACCTCATCAATATGTATTACGAATGCGTTTGGAGCGAGGGAAAGAGAAGTTAGCTGCTGGTTGGACAATATTACAAACAGCTGAACACTGTGGTTTTAGCAGCCAGAGCGCCTTTACACATGCATTTCGTGATCATTTTAATATCACGCCTGCACGCTGCCAAAAAACCATTATTGAATACTGA
- the putA gene encoding bifunctional proline dehydrogenase/L-glutamate gamma-semialdehyde dehydrogenase PutA, which produces MFKATDIFNPDFLDQPLPHIWELISPLYSVDETSWLKELLPLATPNTNERQQITQGATTLIEQVRADDGAIHMIDALLLEYSLDTREGILLMCLAEALMRIPDAETADALIRDKLSVADWKAHLKNSDSLFVNASTWGLLLTGKVVSLDKDEDGEPSNVINRLVNKMSEPVIRKVMNQAMKIMGHQFVLGRSIKEALKRGRSDRDKGYTYSFDMLGEAALTSQDADKYFNDYKQAISAVGKDKYEGSAPKPTISIKLSALHPRYEVSQKARVLGEMSDKVLELISHARSLNVGITIDAEEADRLELSLELFQQLYQHPKTRGWGELGLVVQAYSKRALPVLAWLAALAKSQGDRIPLRLVKGAYWDSEIKNCQQRGLSGYPVYTRKEATDTAYLACARFLLSENVRGHIYPQFASHNAHTVASVIAMAMHDEYEFQRLHGMGDALYNTVIKTNNVTVRIYAPVGNHKDLLPYLVRRLLENGANSSFVHRLVDARCPISELVDHPADVLASRKSLANPYIPLPAELFSGERKNSYGYNIEIDAQWNNFKAMIQPFMATTWQAGPIINGEVLSTNTTPFSIVAPYDHNHIVGQVNFASASHVDLALEHAEKAYPAWRDTPVTDRAQALERLADLLEENYGELMALCHREAGKTLQDGIDEVREAVDFCRYYAVQARLAMSETETLQSFDHSTLEISRQGRGVFVCISPWNFPLAIFLGPIAAALAAGNTVVAKPAEQTSLIAFRAVQLMLEAGIPAGAIQLLTGEGATLGEPLTSDKRVAGVAFTGSTGTAQRINRSLAKRQAGPVPFIAETGGQNAMLIDSTCLPEQVVRDAVRSAFASAGQRCSALRVLFVQQDIADRIIPMLRGAMQESIVGNPEYHQTDIGPVIDRRAQTRLLQHIENMHKNASLIAQTPLPFDSDKGTFVAPSAFEISGIEQLSEEQFGPILHVVRYKASELNSIIDSINASGFGLTLGVHTRNETTANHITHRVRAGNIYINRDQVGAVVGVQPFGGQGLSGTGPKAGGPHYLKRFTREVRKTQPQSTHAQNTQSPLTSQV; this is translated from the coding sequence ATGTTCAAAGCCACCGACATCTTTAATCCTGATTTTCTAGATCAGCCACTCCCACACATTTGGGAACTCATTTCACCGCTCTACTCAGTAGATGAAACGAGTTGGTTAAAAGAACTGTTACCATTGGCCACACCTAATACGAATGAACGCCAACAGATCACTCAAGGCGCGACTACGCTAATCGAACAGGTGCGCGCAGATGATGGTGCCATTCACATGATTGATGCATTGCTGCTTGAATACAGCTTAGACACTCGTGAAGGTATCCTCCTTATGTGCCTTGCCGAAGCACTCATGCGTATCCCTGATGCAGAAACAGCCGATGCGCTAATACGTGACAAGCTGTCAGTAGCTGACTGGAAAGCACACCTGAAGAACTCAGACTCTCTCTTTGTAAACGCCTCTACCTGGGGATTACTGCTGACCGGTAAAGTTGTATCGCTTGATAAAGATGAAGACGGCGAACCGTCAAACGTCATTAACCGTCTCGTCAATAAAATGTCTGAACCTGTCATCCGTAAAGTGATGAACCAGGCTATGAAAATAATGGGCCATCAGTTTGTGCTGGGACGCTCAATTAAAGAAGCACTAAAGCGTGGCCGTAGCGACCGCGACAAAGGCTATACCTACTCCTTCGATATGCTTGGAGAAGCTGCGTTAACATCGCAAGATGCTGATAAGTACTTCAATGATTATAAACAGGCTATTAGTGCTGTTGGAAAAGATAAGTATGAAGGAAGCGCGCCTAAACCGACAATATCTATCAAGCTGTCAGCACTTCACCCACGATATGAAGTGAGCCAAAAAGCACGCGTACTAGGAGAGATGAGCGATAAGGTACTTGAACTCATCAGCCACGCGAGATCCCTCAATGTCGGTATTACCATCGATGCTGAAGAAGCGGATCGGTTAGAATTATCTTTAGAACTATTCCAGCAGCTATACCAGCACCCAAAAACCCGTGGTTGGGGTGAACTAGGTCTAGTAGTACAGGCCTATTCAAAACGCGCATTGCCTGTTTTAGCCTGGCTAGCAGCATTAGCTAAAAGCCAGGGAGATCGTATTCCATTGCGCTTAGTAAAAGGCGCTTACTGGGATAGCGAGATCAAAAATTGCCAACAGCGTGGCTTAAGCGGATACCCCGTTTATACACGTAAAGAAGCAACGGATACCGCTTACTTAGCATGCGCGCGATTTTTGTTAAGCGAAAATGTCCGAGGGCATATTTATCCTCAATTTGCTAGCCACAATGCGCATACCGTTGCTTCAGTGATAGCTATGGCTATGCACGATGAATACGAATTCCAGCGCCTACATGGCATGGGAGATGCGCTTTATAATACGGTCATCAAAACAAACAATGTTACTGTACGTATTTATGCACCGGTAGGTAACCACAAAGACTTACTGCCCTACTTAGTACGCCGTTTATTAGAAAATGGCGCCAACAGCTCTTTTGTGCACCGTTTGGTGGATGCTCGTTGCCCTATTAGTGAACTAGTGGATCATCCAGCAGATGTCTTAGCATCACGAAAATCACTGGCTAACCCTTATATCCCACTACCTGCAGAACTGTTTAGTGGTGAGCGTAAAAACTCTTACGGTTACAACATTGAAATTGATGCGCAGTGGAACAACTTTAAAGCGATGATTCAGCCATTTATGGCTACTACTTGGCAAGCAGGCCCGATTATAAATGGTGAGGTGCTATCTACAAACACCACACCCTTTAGCATTGTTGCGCCATACGATCACAACCACATCGTAGGACAGGTTAATTTCGCCAGTGCTTCGCATGTAGACCTTGCTCTAGAACATGCTGAGAAAGCCTACCCTGCATGGCGCGATACACCAGTAACTGATCGTGCCCAAGCTTTAGAACGCTTAGCCGACTTACTAGAAGAAAATTACGGTGAGTTAATGGCACTATGCCATCGTGAAGCGGGAAAAACGTTACAAGATGGAATCGACGAAGTGCGTGAGGCCGTTGATTTTTGTCGTTATTACGCAGTCCAAGCCCGCTTGGCAATGAGTGAAACTGAAACGCTACAGAGCTTTGACCATTCAACACTAGAGATAAGCCGTCAAGGGCGTGGTGTGTTCGTCTGTATATCACCATGGAATTTCCCTCTAGCAATATTCCTAGGCCCAATAGCAGCAGCGTTGGCTGCCGGTAACACGGTTGTCGCCAAACCTGCAGAGCAAACTAGCCTTATTGCCTTTCGCGCTGTTCAACTAATGCTTGAGGCAGGCATCCCTGCAGGCGCTATTCAGCTACTTACCGGTGAGGGAGCAACACTCGGTGAGCCATTAACGTCTGACAAGCGTGTTGCTGGAGTTGCCTTTACTGGCTCAACAGGGACCGCGCAGCGTATTAACCGCTCTCTAGCCAAACGCCAAGCAGGTCCCGTTCCATTTATCGCCGAGACTGGCGGCCAAAACGCCATGTTGATCGACTCAACATGCTTACCTGAACAGGTCGTACGCGATGCTGTACGCTCAGCTTTTGCATCCGCCGGGCAACGCTGCTCAGCATTACGTGTGTTATTTGTTCAGCAAGATATAGCTGATCGCATTATTCCAATGCTACGTGGAGCCATGCAAGAGAGCATTGTTGGAAACCCTGAATATCATCAAACAGATATTGGGCCTGTCATAGATAGAAGGGCACAAACCAGGCTGTTGCAGCATATTGAAAACATGCATAAAAATGCCTCTCTAATTGCTCAAACGCCGCTGCCATTTGATTCAGACAAAGGTACTTTTGTTGCGCCAAGTGCATTTGAAATTTCAGGAATCGAACAGTTATCTGAAGAGCAGTTCGGGCCAATTCTTCACGTGGTTCGCTATAAAGCGTCTGAGCTTAACAGCATCATTGATAGCATAAATGCCAGCGGTTTTGGTTTAACCCTTGGTGTGCATACACGCAACGAAACCACAGCTAATCACATTACACATCGTGTTCGTGCCGGCAACATTTATATCAATCGCGACCAAGTAGGCGCGGTAGTCGGCGTTCAGCCCTTTGGTGGCCAAGGACTCTCAGGAACAGGTCCTAAAGCGGGTGGACCACACTACTTAAAACGTTTCACTCGTGAAGTGCGAAAGACTCAGCCTCAAAGTACTCACGCTCAAAACACCCAAAGCCCACTAACTAGCCAAGTGTAA